From Ipomoea triloba cultivar NCNSP0323 chromosome 5, ASM357664v1, the proteins below share one genomic window:
- the LOC116020994 gene encoding uncharacterized protein LOC116020994 — protein sequence MAEEKDGKRKKHKKPKHQHPNDQTSKTSSSDFAFKPSSEVKGLRFGGQFIVKSFTIRRARPLELLRLLSLPPPSAAGDDAPFPSTAAFLPTNFTILAHHAWHTLTLGLGTRKSKVVLFVFESENLRATVERQWPPELPLGEVNKKLIRGLSGCDAARFKFRKGCITFYVYAVRRSAGGGLPAGFSCADDLRTILQSVVALKDFLDHTAMLALPNQRSINYEAPPQHVAMAH from the coding sequence ATGGCGGAAGAAAAAGATGGGaagaggaagaagcacaagaaGCCGAAACACCAACACCCCAACGACCAAACCTCGAAGACATCGTCCTCGGATTTCGCGTTCAAGCCCAGCTCCGAAGTAAAGGGTCTCCGATTCGGCGGCCAATTCATCGTCAAATCCTTCACAATCCGCCGCGCGCGGCCGTTGGAGCTCCTCCGCCTCCTCTCCCTTCCGCCGCCGTCCGCCGCCGGCGACGACGCGCCGTTCCCGTCGACGGCGGCGTTCCTGCCGACGAATTTCACGATCTTGGCCCACCACGCGTGGCACACGCTCACTCTGGGCCTGGGCACGCGGAAATCGAAGGTGGTCCTGTTCGTTTTCGAGTCGGAGAACCTGAGGGCCACCGTGGAGCGGCAGTGGCCGCCGGAGCTGCCGCTGGGGGAGGTGAACAAGAAGCTCATCAGAGGGCTCAGCGGCTGCGACGCCGCCCGGTTCAAGTTCCGGAAGGGGTGCATAACGTTCTACGTTTACGCCGTCCGGAGAAGTGCCGGCGGCGGTCTTCCGGCGGGATTTTCTTGCGCCGACGATCTGAGAACGATTCTCCAATCCGTGGTGGCGCTCAAGGATTTCTTGGATCACACCGCCATGCTCGCTTTGCCCAACCAGAGAAGCATCAACTATGAAGCTCCGCCGCAACACGTAGCCATGGCTCACTAG
- the LOC116019947 gene encoding glucan endo-1,3-beta-glucosidase-like — MSFRPSPFSLFFLVSAFLFFHGVRSIGVNYGTLGDNLPPPADVARFLKEKTVIDRIKIFDVNPDILRAFAGTGILVTVTVPNGEIIPLKDGGYAAQWVAANIKPFYPATKINIIAVGNEVLHWGTPEMMNGLVAAMRSLYNALVQSGIKDIKVSSPHSLGIMLRADPPSMGRFRPGWDVGILAPMLKFLRETNGPFMVNPYPYFGYAPDKADLALFRPNKGYVDRFSKRTYGNMFDMLLDAVFMAMRRLGYPDVKIIAAETGWSSAGEVYEPKCTVENAASYNGGLMRKYASGKGTPLMPRSKIETYIFALFNENLKPGSKAERNFGLFRPDFTPVYNVGILKGQPTPALPQPRPHPNPQPKPKPKPAPGRTGKFCTPKAGATDAQLQANINYVCSQGVDCRPIQPGGACFNPNTVRSHAAYIMNTFYQTKGRQPFQCDFSGTAAITSANPSHGSCKYLS; from the exons ATGTCTTTCCGGCCATCTCCgttctctctcttctttctcGTCTCTGCTTTTCTCTTCTTCCATGGCGTCCGATCCATAGGTGTCAACTATGGAACCCTGGGCGACAATCTCCCGCCGCCGGCGGATGTCGCGAGATTTCTCAAGGAAAAAACGGTCATTGACCGGATTAAGATTTTCGACGTGAATCCTGATATTCTCCGGGCGTTCGCCGGCACCGGAATTTTGGTCACCGTCACTGTCCCCAACGGCGAGATTATCCCGTTGAAGGACGGTGGATATGCGGCTCAGTGGGTCGCCGCTAATATCAAGCCGTTTTACCCGGCCACGAAGATTAATATAATCGCCGTCGGGAACGAGGTTCTCCACTGGGGCACGCCGGAGATGATGAACGGGCTCGTCGCCGCTATGAGGAGCTTGTATAATGCCCTGGTTCAATCTGGGATTAAGGATATTAAGGTTTCGAGCCCGCATTCTTTGGGGATAATGTTGCGGGCCGACCCGCCGAGTATGGGCCGGTTCAGGCCGGGCTGGGATGTGGGGATTCTCGCCCCGATGCTCAAGTTTCTCCGCGAGACTAACGGGCCGTTTATGGTTAACCCGTATCCGTACTTCGGGTACGCCCCGGATAAAGCGGATCTGGCGTTATTCCGGCCGAACAAGGGGTACGTGGACCGGTTCAGCAAGCGGACATACGGAAACATGTTCGATATGCTCTTGGACGCGGTTTTTATGGCGATGCGGCGGCTCGGGTACCCGGACGTGAAGATAATCGCGGCGGAGACGGGGTGGTCGTCGGCCGGAGAGGTGTACGAGCCCAAGTGTACGGTGGAGAATGCGGCGTCGTATAACGGCGGGTTGATGAGGAAATACGCCTCCGGGAAAGGTACGCCGTTGATGCCCCGGTCCAAGATCGAGACCTATATTTTCGCCTTGTTTAATGAGAATCTCAAACCCGGTTCGAAAGCCGAGAGGAACTTCGGGCTTTTCCGACCGGATTTTACCCCGGTTTATAATGTCGGCATCTTGAAAGGCCAGCCGACTCCGGCTCTTCCCCAGCCTCGCCCTCATCCTAATCCCCAG CCTAAGCCAAAGCCAAAGCCAGCACCGGGACGAACAGGCAAATTCTGCACGCCAAAAGCCGGAGCAACAGATGCGCAACTCCAAGCCAACATAAACTACGTGTGCAGCCAAGGCGTGGATTGCCGGCCGATCCAACCCGGCGGCGCGTGCTTCAACCCCAACACCGTCCGTTCTCACGCCGCCTACATTATGAACACTTTCTACCAGACAAAGGGCCGTCAACCCTTCCAATGTGACTTCTCCGGCACCGCCGCCATAACCTCCGCTAATCCAA gTCACGGTTCTTGCAAATACCTATCTTGA